CCGCAGCAACATTTTAAGCGGGGAAAACCATATTTGGTCGGATACGTCGGGGTGATGGGGGAACAGGAAGGGATTGATTTGTTGCTGCAAGCCGCCAAATATTTGGTGCTCGACGGAAAACGCGACGATATCCGGTTCATGCTGATAGGCGGCGGACCCGCCCTGGAGAGAATGCGCAGACTTTGCTCGGAAATGGGCATCGCGCAAAATGTGGAGTTTACCGGACGCGTACCCGATGATGAATTGTTGGCGCGCTTGTCAAGCTGCGATGTCTGTGTAAATCCCGATCCGAAAAACACTTTTAACGATAAATCGACCATGAACAAAGTGCTGGAATATATGGCGCTCGCAAAACCGATCGTGCAATTTGACTTGTTGGAAGGCAGACGCTCGGCGGAGGATGCGTCCCTGTACGCGGAGGGCAACGATGCGAATGACCTGGCCCGAAAGATCGAATGGCTGCTGGATAACCCGGCATTGAGAGAGCAGATGGGCAGGGTTGGCCAAGACCGCATGAGCCGACTGCTGGAATGGAGGCACCAGGTTCCCAATTTATTGGAGGCCTACGCGGCAGTTCGGGGCAAACCTTCTCTACCGGTTTATGAAATCTCCAAAAAAGAAGCGATTTGAAACGGCCGCAGCCCAGTCTGCGTCTCCTGTCCGCTGCTCCGGACTGCGGCTCCCGCCAGCGGCTTCAATCCACGGCCCTGTCTGTTGCCGCTGCCCTTTGCTCCGATGCGCGGTTCGGTAAACAGTCGCAGCCCAGTCCGCGTCTACTACCCGCTGCGCCGGTCCGCGGCTTCGATCCGCGGCCCCTGTCTGCGTCTCCTGTCCGCGGCACTTGTCATACAAATAAACGTTACGGGATGGATGCTCAATGCGAAAATTACCGATTTATTGGATACCGCCAATAGTATGTGTGCTCGCGATTTTTATTTTGTCTTCGCAAACTCGCAGCGAACAGGATTTAAAGCCATGGTTGGCATCCCACCTATCGCGGCAGTTATTGTACAATATCAAACTTGATGATCTTAAGCGTGCGGTAAGCGCCCGGGGGGAAACGGCCGCGAGCGTATTGGAATTTTACATCCGCAAAGCGGCGCATTTTCTGATCTATTGGGTTTTGGGCTTCTCTTTAATTTTTGCGTTTAGCCGCAAATGGAAATCACATTTAATATGGGGCTCATTGCTATCGTTCATGATAGCCTTTGTTTACGCCTTATCCGATGAATTCCATCAACGTTTTGTCAGGTCGCGGCATGCGCAATTTTCCGATGTTTTGTTGGACGCGGTTGGAGCGGGCTTCGGCATCGCCTGTTTTTTTATCGCGAGGAAAATATCACAAAAGTTGAGAGAAAGACACGCCCGTTAATCGCCGAAGGCAGAAATTTTCGACCGCAGCCCTTCCGGCGGATCAAACATACGGTTAACCGCCACCATGCGGCAAATCGCGCATAGCGGCGGATTATACATGTGGTTGGCCGCCACCAAGCGGCAAATCGCGCATTGCGGCGGATTTTCCGATTTGTTGCGCCTCACTTTTTCCACTTTATTCAGGCAATTTCACCGTCATTTACACCTGATTAACGTCTATTGCGTTCTTTAGGCATTCGTCGCTTAACCGATATGTGCGGTAACGCTGTTTGCCGTTTGCCACGACCAGTAAATTTTTTCGCAATAATGAGCGAAGAACGATTCTCGTGCGATGCTCAGAAAGCAACAGATGGGCGGATAGCTCCCGGGGTGCAAAATCACGCATCAATCTGCGGGCGAACCGCAGCGTTTCCGCTTCAGCCCAATTTAGTCCGGCGACCACATGAATCGACAAAAACTTTCCGACAAAGGCAAGCACCAATTGTTTGCACACACCCGGGTT
The Bacilli bacterium genome window above contains:
- a CDS encoding glycosyltransferase family 4 protein, which gives rise to MESRGKVLIIVENLPVPFDRRVWMEATALAQNGYQVSVICPVGKRFELEYEVIEGVHIYRHPLPPEISSTTGYLKEYIWALRHEFRLARKIWKERGFDIVHVCNPPDLLFLVAGWFKVFHGVKVVFDQHDINPELYEVKFGKRGLFHKALRLAERCSYAVADVVIATNESYKEIAVTRGKQRPEKVFVVRSGPDLSRFQPVPPQQHFKRGKPYLVGYVGVMGEQEGIDLLLQAAKYLVLDGKRDDIRFMLIGGGPALERMRRLCSEMGIAQNVEFTGRVPDDELLARLSSCDVCVNPDPKNTFNDKSTMNKVLEYMALAKPIVQFDLLEGRRSAEDASLYAEGNDANDLARKIEWLLDNPALREQMGRVGQDRMSRLLEWRHQVPNLLEAYAAVRGKPSLPVYEISKKEAI